Within Eremothecium cymbalariae DBVPG#7215 chromosome 3, complete sequence, the genomic segment ATAGGACGGCGTCTGATTGGTCAGAGTGCACGTGATATAATTGTCAAGGTGTGTGGGTGTTGTTTATGAACATTTGGGCTACTCGAACATAACGAGAAACAAAGAAGGCAGGTTCATAGATAAGTTATACAAGTTTGTCGAAGGCTGGGTTAGTTCAGAGAGTCAGTGAGGCGAATCTATTGGATTGAGTGTGCTGCAGAATATATAGTATAGCGGAGAGATGGCTGTTATTGAAATTACATCGCAGGATCAGTTTACAAACTTGACTACCGTGGAGGCGGGAAAGAAGTTACTTGCTCTTTACTTTCATACTCCTTGGGCTGAGCCATGTAAGACAATGAATGAGGTGTTTGCTGCGTTGAGTGAGGAGCCGGTCAACAAGGAGGTGGTATTTATATCTGTGAACGCGGATGAGTTTGTTGAGATCTCTGAACTGTTTGAAGTGTCGGTGGTGCcatattttgttttgattaGAGAAGGGACGATTCTGAAGGAGCTATCGGGAGCTGATCCCAAGGAGTTTGTCGGGGTTTTAGGGCAGCTTATCGGTGGCGGTGGAGTGGGAGTGGCGGGTAGTAGTGGTTCAAGGGCTGGGGAGGGGTCATTGGGGATGGCTAGTAATGAcgacgaagaagaagagacCGAGGAGCAGTTGAATGAGAGGTTAAAGAAACTGACCCACGCTGCCCCTGTAATGTTATTTATGAAGGGTACTCCCTCTGAGCCAAAATGTGGGTTTTCTCGTCAAATGGTGGGTATTTTGAGAGAACACCAGGTCAGGTTTGggttttttgatattttaaaagaCGATAGCGTCAGACAGGGGTTGAAGACATTCTCTGATTGGCCAACTTTTCCACAGTTGTATGCTAATGGTGACTTTCAAGGTGGTTTGGATATCATCAAGGAATACTTGGAAGAAGATCCCGAGTTTTTTCAACATACGTTAGGTTCCTGAGATTATGAAGGGTCTTTGAGACTCATATAGATCTTACCTAGTGCGTCTGATGTTTCCCTCTCTTTTATGTGGTTTAATCATATGTTCACTTTAAATGGTACCAAGATTGGTTGGGAGAAAACTGAATGTCGCGACGGAATTAATAAATagacaaaaagaatacaCATTATAGATTCTCTATATCAGAGTCCGATAGTGATTCATCATGAGTGATTTGCAGTTTATTAGTTGTTGCATTTGACCGGGGAGGTCCTTTTAACGGTCGCTGGGATAGTATCTCGTACAGCGAATCGTCATCTAAGGTATATTCTTCGGGACTGGAGTCCTCGATGGGGTCGTCCTTCAGATCTTCACCATCCGCCGAATCATTTTCTTGTCCTAATAGGGCTATATCTATCTGGTGTTCTATTTTTAGGGAAGCTAGAGCCTGCTTACGACGGAGTTCAAGGTATAATTTATTTGTACTCTGGAACTTTCTTGTAAGCATGTCGCTGTCGGCTCCAACGGATCCAATTGGACCCCCAATCCTTTGAAGATAATCTGTAGCCTCATCAACCTCTATGGTgcatttatatttttgcTTGATTGCATTTATTTCAACTTTATCTTGTAAattgttaataatatactctagactcttttttgaaaagtttttggcGTCGCGTATTAATGGTGCGTAATAACCAAGGTACATTGCAACGTCTTTAAACCCTGGATATATGCCGTATTTATAGAATTCAATCATCGAAAAGGCTTCAGATTCGTTatgaaattgattttgCAGGTCTCTGACTTTCCACTCCCGCGGGAACGCAGCTTTCCCATGATGACTATGTTCCTCATGTAAATTACTAAATGTATATCGCACCCTTCGTATCATATATTCCGTGTATTGATTCAGTATTGAACTTGCATCCTGAATTATGTCGCCCTCGCTTAATGCATCTACAATTTCCACAGCTGCTGTCAAGGGCAAATTCtcattattgaattttgaataattttcTAAGATGCCCAACCTAAAGGTATCACTTATTAAGTTCTCCGTGTCCATCAATTTCGTGATTGTTTGCTCGTCGGTATCATCTTTAGATCCATAAATTACCTTACCTATAGCATGGAAATAGTTGAGAGAAGTTTCTCTTGGTGACAATAAATTACCATCCCCAGTACTATAACACCAAAATTGAAGCATGTATATTGCAGATCGAATATCGCCCGGTCCAGCGGCcaattctttgataaagCTTCCCAATCGCTTCCATTTCATTTTAGTAAACTGAGACTTTTCACAATTTGCTATATATTTCAGTCGAGTAGTAATCAATGTAGCGTTTATGGGGTTAAATTTGATTCTAGTTAAAAGTGGATGACTGAGTACATCTTTACTAAATATTGTTTCAGTAACAAATGAAGTATCAAGGCTAAACGTTTTAGAGTTGCTTGGAAGCTCACATTCGGTAATGCACAAAACCAATGGCGGTAGAGGAATATCCGCATGCAACCATTGCATcataaatttattatatcGTAGACGTGTTTCATCATGAAATACATTCGGCAACTCCTCTACTAAGATCACAGAAAGATTGCTACCAATCTTATACCTTGCCTGTTGTAAAAAATCACCAAATGAATCCATTGGTGACACATCAGTTATATCGTTATCATACTCAATGTATGTACTATCAGCTGCGAGAGATCGACGAATTTTTAAACCGCCACAAGCCCTATATTTAGGCACCAGTTCATCGCTTAGCAGTTTGACGACTGTGCTCTTTGAACATCCCGCAGGACCAGTTAATAATAGCATACGTTGATCACATTGCCCCGATAACATAGCTTCAAGTGAACATCTCACATCGGacaacttcttcttatGAATAGCCACATCAGCAACTGAGGTTGGTGCATATTTTTCATACCATTGCTCCATAACATCGAATGATTCACCACCAGTATTAAATTTGTTATAATATTCACCAATCTTCTTAGATCTCTTGTTTGACACTTTGATATTGCTGCTTTTGGGACCTAAAGCACCACGCGATCTTTTCAAAAGCGATATATCCTGCATAGATACAACCAAATATTTATGACTTAGGGAACCCTACTCTAACATAAAAGCCTCTAACTTGAGGTTTTAGGTATATTAGAAGCATGTAGCAGACCAGTGTTTTAAAGTTCATCATGTCAAAGCCTTTCGTTTTATATGAcgtttgaaaattttatagttttaaaaactcAGCACCATCGATCGTATCGCATCTTCTATAACCTGCAAGCCAGGGCATATTCATTGACACGCAGTCATATGGTCTATATATCGAACCACTGAATATGTCtgaagagaagaaaaatgaGATCAAGCAGAAGATCCGAGAAATATATCGTTATGATGGAATGTCTAACAAAGTTCTACGAGCTGATAGACGATTACAGGAAAATAAAGCTGACCCTTTAAAGGATGCAGCGATAGCTCAACCCAAGTCAATGGCAGGTAGAATATCTATAAAAGATATGGGGCAAATAACAACTAATGAAGATTCTAATATTGCTGAGAAGCCCATGATAAAAGAACTTCCTGTTGCAAAAGTCAagaaagaagcagcgaCAACAACTGCTACAAGAAATATAGGACTAAGAAGTGTTTTAGCGGATGGAATTGATacattgaaatattatccaAGTACCAAACCGAATACAGAAGTATATGGAAATATTCTAGCATATGTTTCAGAGCTGCTAGGAAATGATATGCCTCATTCTGTGGTAGTTAGTGCAACTGATCTTGTACTGCAAGTACTGAAAGGAGATGGATTAGAATCAGAACATAGTATGACTGTTAAGAAGCAACagattgaagaagatcTGGATATGAACCTTGGGGAAAATAAATTCCATGAGCTTGTTAACCTATCTAAAAAGCTCACAGATTATCATCGGAACACAGAACCAGAGGCTGGTAATGAAGTTGCCATTATAGATGATAGTGGCtcagaagatgatgatgatgatgaagataatgaAGCAACTACCAATCAAGTTCTGGAAGATTTAGGTGAAGGAATGAATATTGAACTGATCGATACTAATGACCAAAAAACCAACGACATTAAACTTGGAATTTctaatgatattattgaatttcATGGTTCAACGAAAAATGACGCCGTGGAACATATACCGATATAtgttattgatgaatattaTCTTCAAAGGAAGATCAATTCGGTATTAAAAGTATCAGATGATCTTGTACATAATATTTCAGAAAAGATTCTACAACTTTTGGGTGAAGAATATGCCACGAAAGATTTAGAAAGCAAACTGATCgagattttgaagtttgaaaattatgaatTGATAGAATTCATTGTGTTAAATAGGATGCCGCTATTTTGGGGTACCAAGCTATCACGAGTTTCAGAAAAAACAAGAGAGTCGGTGTTGGAAGAAATGCTCAAAAATGGACATTATTCTTTGgttgaagaatataaaaagaGAGAAGTGCAACCAAAACGCCGAGTAAGTGATAGTAGTAATGAAAAATCCTTAAAACCTGCcatgaagaaacaaaaaaatgattttaCTTCAAATTACCTTCAAATCGTTGATTTGAACACTTTATCCTTTGATCCTGGAT encodes:
- the RAD24 gene encoding Rad24p (similar to Ashbya gossypii AGR112C), whose product is MQDISLLKRSRGALGPKSSNIKVSNKRSKKIGEYYNKFNTGGESFDVMEQWYEKYAPTSVADVAIHKKKLSDVRCSLEAMLSGQCDQRMLLLTGPAGCSKSTVVKLLSDELVPKYRACGGLKIRRSLAADSTYIEYDNDITDVSPMDSFGDFLQQARYKIGSNLSVILVEELPNVFHDETRLRYNKFMMQWLHADIPLPPLVLCITECELPSNSKTFSLDTSFVTETIFSKDVLSHPLLTRIKFNPINATLITTRLKYIANCEKSQFTKMKWKRLGSFIKELAAGPGDIRSAIYMLQFWCYSTGDGNLLSPRETSLNYFHAIGKVIYGSKDDTDEQTITKLMDTENLISDTFRLGILENYSKFNNENLPLTAAVEIVDALSEGDIIQDASSILNQYTEYMIRRVRYTFSNLHEEHSHHGKAAFPREWKVRDLQNQFHNESEAFSMIEFYKYGIYPGFKDVAMYLGYYAPLIRDAKNFSKKSLEYIINNLQDKVEINAIKQKYKCTIEVDEATDYLQRIGGPIGSVGADSDMLTRKFQSTNKLYLELRRKQALASLKIEHQIDIALLGQENDSADGEDLKDDPIEDSSPEEYTLDDDSLYEILSQRPLKGPPRSNATTNKLQITHDESLSDSDIENL
- a CDS encoding PICOT family protein (similar to Ashbya gossypii AGR111W), with amino-acid sequence MAVIEITSQDQFTNLTTVEAGKKLLALYFHTPWAEPCKTMNEVFAALSEEPVNKEVVFISVNADEFVEISELFEVSVVPYFVLIREGTILKELSGADPKEFVGVLGQLIGGGGVGVAGSSGSRAGEGSLGMASNDDEEEETEEQLNERLKKLTHAAPVMLFMKGTPSEPKCGFSRQMVGILREHQVRFGFFDILKDDSVRQGLKTFSDWPTFPQLYANGDFQGGLDIIKEYLEEDPEFFQHTLGS